In Mucilaginibacter celer, one DNA window encodes the following:
- a CDS encoding DUF262 domain-containing protein gives MSESNLRLRPVNDLLKDSFIVPDYQRGYRWTPKEVTALLNDIWSFFTENQNSRKEVYYCLQPLVVIEDDGKWILVDGQQRLTTIYLILTYLKDGLLFLGKTKYTLSYDTRPGSEAFLKQLNEAEKNDNIDYFHMWEAYNAIGKWFDGQDGSVRYALLNTLLSNDEVGKNVKFIWYEIDPAEAVSIFTRINMGKIPLTNAELIKALFLRKDNFSEKERQHIYARQLEIASEWDRMENTLQKDPFWYFIHDNSTKYDTRIEFIFDLLKGKMAKHDDYHTFIEFSKDFENQGIGPIWMTVKRYFMTLEEWYNDRVLFHYIGFLIITGSKISDLFDQSGKLTKSAFKDFLKDKIREKLDLGDLEEITYSHTGKVRNVLLLHNIETILQNEGSNVRFQFDEFKKQSWDIEHISSVASEMPSSGKSRRWMENVRDYFTGNTVFDHYEKGSPEINEIVNQLINLLQKESYSDKEFESLYHRVIGYFKEGDQSESSSGSSLTHSIANLTLLDSSTNRSYQNAVFPVKRKQILKNDIGGLFVPVCTKNVFLKYYSDELNDVMFWQKSDASAYLANMNEVLDYYL, from the coding sequence ATGAGCGAAAGTAACCTTCGGCTTAGGCCGGTTAATGACCTTCTAAAAGATTCTTTTATAGTTCCCGATTACCAGCGCGGATACCGCTGGACCCCCAAAGAGGTAACTGCGCTTCTGAATGACATCTGGTCCTTTTTTACTGAAAATCAAAACTCCCGCAAGGAAGTGTACTATTGCCTCCAGCCTTTAGTGGTTATCGAAGACGATGGAAAATGGATTCTGGTCGACGGCCAGCAACGGCTGACCACTATTTATTTAATCCTGACTTATCTGAAGGATGGCCTGTTGTTCCTCGGGAAAACGAAATACACCCTTTCCTATGATACACGCCCGGGAAGTGAAGCTTTTCTCAAGCAGTTGAACGAGGCTGAAAAAAACGATAATATCGACTATTTTCATATGTGGGAAGCTTATAACGCCATCGGAAAATGGTTCGATGGACAGGATGGCAGCGTTCGTTACGCTTTGTTGAACACGCTGCTCAGTAATGACGAGGTCGGCAAGAATGTGAAGTTCATCTGGTACGAGATCGATCCTGCGGAAGCGGTATCTATTTTTACACGGATCAATATGGGCAAGATCCCGCTGACCAACGCGGAACTGATCAAAGCGCTTTTTTTACGGAAAGATAATTTCAGCGAGAAAGAACGCCAGCATATTTATGCCAGGCAACTGGAGATCGCTTCTGAATGGGACCGCATGGAAAATACGCTGCAGAAAGATCCTTTTTGGTATTTCATTCATGACAACAGCACCAAATACGATACACGGATCGAATTTATTTTTGACCTGCTTAAAGGTAAAATGGCTAAACACGATGATTACCATACCTTCATCGAATTCAGTAAGGATTTTGAGAACCAGGGTATTGGACCGATCTGGATGACGGTCAAAAGGTATTTCATGACGCTGGAGGAATGGTACAATGACCGTGTTCTCTTTCATTATATAGGCTTTTTGATCATTACCGGTTCCAAAATCTCCGATTTGTTCGATCAATCCGGCAAATTGACCAAATCGGCATTCAAGGATTTTCTCAAAGATAAAATCAGGGAAAAGCTCGATTTAGGTGACTTGGAAGAGATCACTTATTCCCATACCGGTAAGGTCAGGAACGTTCTCCTTTTACATAACATCGAAACGATTCTGCAGAATGAAGGGTCCAACGTCCGGTTCCAGTTTGACGAATTCAAAAAACAAAGCTGGGACATTGAGCACATTAGTTCTGTTGCATCTGAAATGCCTTCATCTGGTAAAAGCCGCCGGTGGATGGAAAACGTTCGCGATTATTTTACCGGTAACACGGTATTCGATCACTATGAAAAGGGCTCGCCCGAGATCAATGAAATAGTCAATCAACTCATTAACCTGCTGCAAAAAGAATCCTATAGTGATAAAGAATTTGAGTCTCTTTATCATCGCGTGATCGGATATTTTAAAGAGGGAGACCAATCGGAAAGTAGCAGCGGCAGTTCACTGACCCATTCCATCGCTAATCTGACCCTCCTGGATTCATCAACGAACAGAAGTTACCAGAACGCAGTATTCCCGGTTAAAAGGAAACAAATCCTTAAAAATGACATCGGGGGGCTCTTTGTACCTGTCTGCACAAAGAATGTTTTCCTGAAGTATTATTCTGATGAATTGAATGATGTTATGTTCTGGCAAAAAAGTGACGCCAGTGCCTATTTGGCTAATATGAATGAAGTCCTTGACTATTACCTGTAA
- a CDS encoding GmrSD restriction endonuclease domain-containing protein, with amino-acid sequence MEIIEPAVNTATGEKVVFINLFKEKKYIIEVPIIQRDYAQGRTSKEKIRTTFLDALFIHLDKRLPIDLDFVYGTVSGTSEKSDKFIPLDGQQRLTTLFLLHWYLAHLDGCFGEFKSILLNDDFSRFTYETRTSSREFCNALLIHELKLAELLPHDDQKFNGLSKTIRNSAWYFLSWNDDPTIKGMLNMLDAIHLRFGEASGFYKRLSDTEEPLVTFQFLNLRHLEMTDDLYIKMNARGKALTDYENFKAQFIKFLEDIHPSMHQDFARNIDGRWCDLFWDFSVKDGKAKGMDDCIMNYFDFISEMLFYRTMSLEGVTYDFTDFKVIETIYADEANVSFLMRSLDLFSKGSSGKFKDNIGAFFEAVFSPGYKEARVAYFDSQVNLFEKLINTEQVLAHADKLLLYAIIYYFLREKEPALDSSDNLKDYLRICRNFIWKINQKGNNKTKDIFVSDLRTSFYQEIMQTCELVYDEDVYHGLLDKENGFKYRKDNILAEIFKARVISDKPVNKVFIHRLEDHHYLKGDMINFEELLSGDDLAYVAETFYQIFGKIPDDLVIRSMLAVGNYRVYIGPSYFGGLYFFGKGDKWHRVLTTKDDDRVKKVLNNYFNLIKMCRKETIEDKLEEITQTGLKAKRAAWIKLFLKYPGITRTSHNIFAIRDTDSFEIVRLGSTSLRGYHVNSIIHEVITSGKLVSEPKNNGWAADSEESYIQLKYSSYMLPRGDHWMIDGRSQDLSDLARQFSLKRIGDVNQFKLFPSDDRDMIETGIDFYNAVYQ; translated from the coding sequence ATGGAAATTATAGAACCTGCGGTTAATACCGCTACTGGTGAAAAAGTTGTTTTCATCAATCTTTTTAAAGAAAAAAAATACATTATCGAGGTGCCCATCATCCAACGTGATTATGCGCAGGGGCGCACCTCTAAAGAAAAGATCCGCACTACTTTCTTAGATGCGCTTTTTATCCACCTGGACAAGCGCCTTCCTATTGACTTGGATTTTGTTTATGGAACAGTAAGCGGGACTTCTGAAAAATCGGATAAATTTATTCCGCTTGACGGCCAGCAGCGGTTGACTACGTTGTTTTTGTTGCATTGGTATCTTGCGCATCTGGATGGCTGTTTTGGAGAATTTAAATCGATCCTGCTCAATGATGATTTTTCCCGTTTTACTTACGAAACGAGGACCAGTTCACGGGAGTTTTGTAACGCTTTATTAATACACGAATTGAAGTTAGCAGAACTTCTTCCGCATGATGATCAAAAGTTTAACGGGCTTTCGAAAACCATCCGCAACAGCGCCTGGTATTTTCTGTCCTGGAACGATGATCCAACAATTAAAGGGATGCTCAATATGCTGGATGCAATTCATCTGCGTTTTGGTGAAGCTTCCGGTTTTTATAAGCGCCTTTCGGATACCGAAGAACCCTTGGTTACTTTCCAGTTCCTGAACCTCCGGCATCTGGAAATGACAGACGACCTTTACATCAAAATGAATGCGCGCGGGAAGGCGTTGACTGATTATGAAAATTTCAAGGCGCAGTTCATCAAATTTCTCGAAGACATCCATCCATCGATGCACCAGGACTTTGCCCGCAATATTGATGGCCGCTGGTGCGACCTCTTTTGGGATTTTTCCGTAAAAGATGGTAAGGCCAAGGGTATGGACGATTGCATCATGAATTATTTTGATTTCATTTCGGAGATGTTGTTTTACCGCACAATGAGCCTGGAAGGCGTAACTTACGATTTTACTGATTTTAAGGTAATTGAAACGATATATGCGGATGAGGCGAATGTCAGCTTTCTGATGCGTTCACTGGATCTGTTTTCAAAGGGCAGCTCGGGTAAATTCAAAGATAATATCGGTGCTTTTTTTGAAGCGGTTTTCTCACCTGGCTATAAGGAGGCCAGGGTCGCATATTTTGACAGCCAGGTCAATTTATTTGAAAAACTGATCAATACTGAACAGGTACTGGCTCATGCCGATAAGCTCTTGCTCTATGCGATCATCTATTATTTTCTCCGGGAAAAGGAACCGGCACTCGATAGCTCAGACAACCTGAAGGATTACCTGCGGATATGCCGGAATTTCATTTGGAAGATCAATCAGAAAGGCAACAACAAGACCAAAGATATTTTTGTAAGTGACCTCCGTACGTCTTTTTACCAGGAAATCATGCAAACCTGTGAACTGGTATATGACGAGGATGTTTACCATGGACTGCTGGATAAAGAGAACGGCTTTAAATACCGGAAGGACAACATACTCGCAGAGATATTCAAGGCCCGAGTCATATCAGACAAGCCGGTAAATAAAGTTTTCATCCACCGGCTGGAAGATCATCATTATTTGAAAGGCGATATGATCAATTTTGAAGAGCTGCTTTCAGGAGACGACCTTGCTTATGTGGCAGAAACTTTTTATCAGATCTTTGGAAAGATTCCCGATGACCTGGTTATCCGGAGTATGCTGGCGGTGGGTAACTACCGCGTCTATATTGGTCCGAGTTATTTTGGCGGGCTGTACTTTTTCGGCAAGGGTGATAAATGGCACCGGGTGTTGACGACCAAGGATGATGACCGTGTTAAGAAGGTTTTGAATAATTATTTTAACCTGATTAAAATGTGCAGAAAGGAAACCATCGAAGATAAGCTGGAAGAAATCACACAAACCGGCCTAAAGGCAAAGCGTGCTGCATGGATCAAGCTTTTTCTGAAATATCCCGGTATCACCCGGACCTCACACAATATCTTTGCGATCCGTGATACCGATAGTTTCGAAATCGTACGCCTGGGCAGCACCTCACTGAGGGGTTACCACGTGAATAGTATCATACACGAAGTAATCACATCCGGCAAATTAGTTTCCGAGCCTAAAAATAACGGTTGGGCTGCGGACAGCGAAGAAAGCTATATTCAGTTAAAATATTCGAGCTACATGCTGCCGCGAGGCGATCACTGGATGATCGATGGCCGTTCGCAGGATCTGAGTGATCTGGCAAGGCAGTTTTCCCTCAAACGGATCGGTGACGTTAATCAGTTTAAACTTTTTCCTTCTGATGATAGGGATATGATAGAAACAGGGATCGATTTTTATAACGCAGTGTATCAATAA
- a CDS encoding DEAD/DEAH box helicase: MKKYTANYTYTNPNFVIQNLVEMPVRSELLPLLYVLKNILQRGFPTTLSQYLQGKLGAIHDLPNFADRFLFASCELPEWKETIKGDKESNYFPAKDFFEKIIPIHFGEFAFVKSLIIPEIGINDLVGEHNPDFTNQQVDFYLPQAKLVIEIDGQQHKADSLTRVSDVTRDNYLNGKGIQTIRVTTNQLRNHTYHAKIGEILDRLRRYEKLLNYFREACHKHETNTISEEERLTKLLPTAVIRFQVLLLELLINNYLDFTETWRFNILVKEDIDDFAELAVRDLFIWIGQLYRLKYKQELKTPDLEIGIVKNKTDFKAATKTINIDFSLFNKYTDENLNNPDILYVRTDYFDIVRERNYFRVSTTDPVNYGITDEDKKTLEFFLFNIFGKQSFREGQFPIIQNALNRRDTIGLLPTGGGKSLCYQLPCILQPAVNFVVCPIKSLMADQFENLSAMLITNVAHINSDLPADARRAIELDFEKGRFLFVWISPEKFQIPSFRDKIRSINANFSIAYAVVDEVHCLSEWGHDFRTSYLNLARTIDKLSPRDESGEGTIKFIGLTATASVNVLKDIKIEFSRQKQRLADENIKSLLDYSRKELVFEVMDDFGNKSKHLQDLLKELVDGEHLTETTDKAGIVFTPNVNGASGCYQISNFLNTLYPHKSNWFAGDVPKVDEYDNKGYKTGRKIPVMSTEDFKTHRAKVQGDFKKNVFPLMVATKAFGMGIDKSNIHYTIHYGLPGSVEALYQEAGRAGRWDKRRTENAGLNGKCFVLYSKETHDDERVQQLFDKDTKFSEMKAITEEAGFAGKDILKQVFLFIQGQNDITVDFRITLEVLDRYYKPGMKKMIFWDDAWDNLHIRSEALQKAIYRLSLLGIVADWTTNFINQFEVDFNVFSDDTLLHYVAGYINKYEPSLDVPREIRGVQKASILEQSLWFLLRWVFENISYNRKQSLKTLMDWCNSFENNESFKRRIDSYFIFSEVTFILQHISENPLDFDQWFAALSIVVRGSQNEVLETIYLPGIKDRVMRLEKFGNLRDGISRFLESYRNNAGLNFLSGIVRLFLNEYQDTDGGVRFESAVAFIQENFRLDEQENILAKILDIGRNMDEVNQVELCGSLTKFYPERLEFFAEYFDLPYLLTERYEQLLRKIRKLNTTLHEQLAEI; this comes from the coding sequence ATGAAGAAGTATACAGCGAACTATACCTATACGAACCCAAACTTCGTTATCCAGAACCTGGTTGAAATGCCTGTCAGGTCGGAGCTGCTGCCTTTATTATATGTGTTGAAGAATATCCTCCAACGCGGCTTCCCGACAACTCTTTCTCAATATCTTCAGGGTAAACTTGGTGCGATACATGACCTGCCAAACTTCGCGGACCGGTTCCTGTTTGCCAGTTGTGAACTCCCCGAATGGAAGGAAACAATCAAGGGTGATAAGGAAAGTAATTATTTTCCGGCTAAGGATTTTTTTGAAAAGATCATTCCTATCCATTTTGGGGAATTTGCATTTGTAAAATCCCTTATCATACCTGAGATCGGAATCAATGATCTTGTAGGTGAACATAACCCTGATTTTACCAATCAACAGGTAGACTTTTATCTTCCACAGGCGAAACTTGTTATTGAAATAGACGGACAGCAACACAAAGCAGATAGCCTGACCCGCGTATCAGACGTTACGCGAGATAATTACTTAAACGGGAAAGGTATCCAGACAATCCGTGTCACGACGAATCAGCTCCGGAATCATACTTATCACGCTAAGATCGGGGAAATCCTGGACCGCTTGAGGCGGTATGAAAAACTGCTCAATTATTTTAGGGAGGCTTGTCATAAGCATGAAACCAATACGATTTCCGAAGAGGAAAGGCTTACCAAACTCCTGCCGACTGCCGTAATCCGATTCCAAGTGCTTTTACTGGAATTGCTGATTAATAATTACCTGGATTTTACGGAAACCTGGAGGTTCAATATCCTGGTAAAGGAGGATATCGATGATTTTGCTGAACTGGCTGTCAGGGATCTTTTCATTTGGATAGGTCAGCTATACCGGCTGAAATACAAGCAGGAGCTGAAGACGCCGGATTTGGAGATCGGTATCGTAAAAAATAAGACAGATTTTAAGGCTGCAACAAAAACGATAAATATTGATTTTTCGCTTTTCAATAAGTACACGGATGAGAATCTGAATAACCCTGATATCCTGTACGTTAGGACGGATTACTTCGATATAGTCAGGGAGAGGAATTATTTCAGGGTAAGCACAACCGATCCGGTCAATTATGGGATAACCGACGAAGATAAAAAGACCCTGGAGTTTTTTCTGTTTAATATTTTTGGCAAACAATCCTTCCGGGAGGGTCAATTCCCGATCATTCAAAATGCGCTAAATCGCAGGGACACGATCGGCCTGCTGCCGACAGGCGGCGGTAAATCCCTGTGCTATCAGTTGCCGTGTATACTCCAGCCTGCCGTTAATTTTGTGGTTTGCCCGATCAAATCGCTGATGGCTGACCAGTTCGAAAATTTATCGGCTATGCTCATCACGAATGTCGCGCATATCAACAGTGATTTGCCTGCTGATGCCCGCAGGGCGATCGAACTGGATTTTGAAAAAGGCAGGTTCCTTTTTGTATGGATCTCTCCTGAAAAATTTCAGATACCGTCATTCAGGGATAAGATAAGGAGCATTAATGCCAATTTTTCCATAGCCTATGCCGTGGTGGATGAGGTGCACTGCCTCTCTGAATGGGGGCATGATTTCAGGACCTCCTATCTGAACCTGGCCAGGACCATAGATAAGCTAAGTCCCAGGGATGAATCGGGGGAAGGGACCATTAAATTTATCGGATTGACCGCGACGGCTTCAGTAAACGTATTGAAGGATATCAAGATCGAATTTTCAAGGCAGAAACAACGGCTGGCAGATGAGAATATCAAATCGCTGCTGGACTACAGCAGGAAAGAACTGGTCTTCGAGGTGATGGATGATTTTGGCAATAAAAGCAAACACCTGCAGGATTTACTGAAAGAGTTGGTGGACGGTGAACATTTGACCGAAACCACAGACAAGGCCGGAATCGTCTTTACACCTAACGTAAACGGGGCATCCGGGTGTTATCAGATCTCCAATTTCTTAAATACGCTGTATCCTCATAAAAGTAACTGGTTCGCGGGGGACGTCCCTAAAGTGGATGAGTACGATAACAAGGGATACAAGACCGGACGGAAGATCCCCGTCATGAGTACGGAGGATTTCAAAACCCACCGCGCGAAGGTCCAGGGCGACTTCAAGAAGAATGTCTTTCCGCTCATGGTAGCTACCAAAGCGTTTGGGATGGGCATTGATAAATCCAATATCCATTACACTATTCATTATGGCCTGCCGGGATCCGTGGAAGCCCTTTACCAGGAGGCCGGGAGAGCAGGCCGCTGGGATAAAAGAAGAACGGAGAATGCCGGGCTAAATGGAAAATGTTTTGTGCTGTATTCGAAAGAAACGCATGATGACGAACGCGTCCAACAGCTTTTTGACAAGGATACCAAGTTCTCTGAGATGAAGGCGATTACAGAGGAGGCTGGCTTTGCCGGTAAAGATATTCTTAAGCAGGTTTTTTTATTTATTCAGGGGCAAAATGACATCACCGTGGACTTCAGGATCACTCTTGAAGTGCTTGACAGGTATTACAAGCCGGGGATGAAAAAAATGATTTTTTGGGACGATGCCTGGGATAACCTACATATCCGTAGCGAGGCACTGCAAAAAGCGATCTACAGACTTAGTTTATTAGGGATCGTTGCGGATTGGACGACTAACTTTATCAACCAGTTCGAGGTCGACTTTAATGTTTTTAGTGATGATACGCTTCTCCATTATGTGGCGGGATATATTAATAAATATGAACCGTCCCTAGACGTACCAAGGGAGATCAGGGGTGTTCAGAAGGCCAGTATTTTAGAACAGTCGTTGTGGTTCCTGTTACGTTGGGTTTTTGAAAATATTTCCTATAACCGGAAGCAATCCCTGAAAACCCTCATGGATTGGTGCAATAGCTTTGAAAACAATGAATCTTTTAAAAGAAGGATCGACAGTTATTTTATCTTTTCCGAAGTAACATTTATCCTTCAGCATATTTCGGAGAATCCACTTGATTTTGACCAATGGTTTGCAGCACTCAGCATTGTGGTCCGCGGAAGCCAAAATGAGGTGCTCGAAACGATATATTTACCCGGGATCAAAGATCGCGTCATGCGGCTGGAAAAATTCGGGAACCTGCGGGACGGGATCAGCCGCTTTCTGGAAAGTTACAGGAACAACGCTGGGCTGAATTTTTTAAGCGGGATCGTCCGCCTGTTCCTGAACGAGTACCAAGACACTGACGGAGGCGTGCGCTTTGAAAGCGCCGTAGCCTTTATCCAAGAAAACTTTCGGCTGGACGAGCAGGAAAACATTCTTGCCAAAATCCTGGATATTGGCCGGAATATGGATGAGGTTAATCAGGTGGAGTTATGTGGGTCTTTGACTAAATTTTATCCTGAGCGGTTGGAGTTTTTTGCGGAATACTTTGACTTGCCTTATCTGCTGACTGAAAGATACGAACAACTGTTACGAAAGATAAGAAAACTGAATACAACCTTACATGAGCAACTTGCAGAAATTTGA
- a CDS encoding RNA polymerase sigma-70 factor has protein sequence MEQDDKWSAPTLKAWRPLIRSKASQGLTSDRWVPRLWRFRLDSIQRNLEMAVYSHTPDAELLQLLKQSDHSAYTEIYHRYFHLMYVHAYKKLRNEAQAEDIVQELFATLWFKRDFIVINQNLSAYLYSAIRNRVFDLFAHEKVESKYLGSLQEYIFSGQSVPTDSRIREKQLQDHIDKEISALPPKMRRIFEMSRKEGLNHKEIAKELSTSENNVATQVTSALRILRTKLGLLIYVFLLFRL, from the coding sequence ATGGAACAAGACGATAAGTGGTCTGCGCCCACGCTAAAGGCGTGGCGCCCGCTTATTCGTTCCAAGGCTTCTCAGGGCCTCACAAGCGATAGGTGGGTTCCGCGCCTTTGGCGTTTCCGCTTAGACTCCATTCAAAGAAACCTTGAAATGGCAGTTTATTCCCATACTCCCGACGCCGAACTGCTCCAACTCCTCAAACAGTCGGATCATTCCGCCTACACCGAGATATACCACCGGTATTTCCACCTGATGTACGTTCACGCTTACAAAAAACTGCGTAACGAAGCACAGGCCGAAGACATCGTGCAGGAATTGTTCGCTACGCTTTGGTTTAAGAGAGATTTTATAGTCATCAATCAAAACCTTTCAGCCTACCTTTATTCGGCCATTCGAAACCGGGTCTTCGATCTTTTCGCCCACGAAAAAGTCGAATCCAAGTATCTTGGCTCCCTCCAGGAGTATATATTTTCCGGCCAATCTGTACCTACGGATTCCCGCATCCGCGAAAAACAGCTACAGGACCATATTGATAAGGAGATCTCAGCCCTGCCCCCTAAAATGCGGCGGATATTTGAAATGAGCAGGAAAGAAGGCCTTAACCATAAAGAAATTGCGAAGGAACTCTCCACTTCAGAGAACAATGTGGCCACCCAGGTTACCAGCGCACTCCGTATACTAAGAACTAAGCTAGGTCTGCTTATCTATGTATTTTTGCTATTCAGATTATAA
- a CDS encoding helix-turn-helix domain-containing protein, translating to MAKGSLTRLGLFLAKKAVNKSVLAKMTGISTFRLSQLSINPASHLRVNELYLIALALDIKPVELLEYVCVDVVLPRSTSKE from the coding sequence TTGGCGAAGGGATCATTAACACGTTTAGGACTATTTTTAGCTAAAAAAGCTGTAAATAAATCTGTCCTTGCTAAGATGACCGGTATCAGTACTTTTCGTTTGAGCCAATTGTCGATAAATCCCGCGTCCCATTTGAGGGTTAATGAATTGTACCTTATTGCGCTAGCTTTAGATATAAAACCAGTGGAACTGTTAGAATATGTGTGTGTCGATGTCGTTCTGCCTAGATCGACCTCGAAAGAATGA
- a CDS encoding abortive infection system antitoxin AbiGi family protein, giving the protein MYTELKKTNTLFHSIREYSNLKNIISDKGFRASYADESIAGYNVKILMISFSNVALLESQSQVNYGNYTIGLTLKWGIKNGLEPVMYTYNESYMGATFFENYFVAAKDSAILKVLQDKGKTDSANFGLVLDLDQISENSYNMLMHLKPYVVTNKSGKEFIAYNDREWRYLCKIENSHSAIFEKSYVHGAYNPLYMEAQSFPKPYTPNPVLLFELDDIKYVVVEHKSQKREIFELLQESFGKDEVMKKNIDGDLDILSRDTMWNNL; this is encoded by the coding sequence ATGTACACAGAGTTAAAGAAGACTAACACACTTTTTCATTCGATTAGAGAGTACTCGAATCTAAAAAATATAATTTCAGACAAGGGGTTTAGAGCTAGTTATGCAGATGAATCAATCGCGGGGTATAACGTTAAAATACTGATGATTAGTTTCAGTAATGTAGCCCTTCTGGAATCGCAAAGCCAGGTCAATTATGGTAACTATACCATTGGATTGACATTAAAATGGGGCATAAAAAATGGGTTGGAGCCGGTGATGTACACTTATAATGAGAGTTATATGGGCGCGACGTTTTTTGAAAACTATTTCGTCGCTGCGAAGGATAGCGCCATACTCAAAGTGTTACAGGATAAAGGCAAAACAGACTCCGCAAATTTCGGTCTAGTCTTAGACTTGGATCAAATCAGTGAGAACAGCTACAATATGTTGATGCACCTAAAGCCCTATGTCGTCACGAATAAATCCGGTAAGGAGTTTATTGCCTACAATGATCGGGAGTGGCGATATCTGTGCAAAATCGAAAACTCGCATAGCGCTATATTTGAAAAAAGCTATGTTCATGGCGCATATAATCCCCTATACATGGAAGCTCAAAGTTTCCCAAAACCTTACACCCCAAACCCTGTCCTTTTATTTGAGCTTGATGATATTAAATATGTAGTGGTCGAGCATAAATCGCAGAAACGTGAAATTTTTGAACTATTACAAGAATCTTTTGGAAAAGATGAAGTGATGAAAAAGAATATTGACGGTGACTTAGATATTTTGTCAAGGGACACTATGTGGAATAATTTATAA